GCTCCATCGTTATTGTCTCCATGAAGTCAAGCTCTCTGACAAAGTCCTGATTTCTCATCTCGCAATGAGTCATTCCAAAGAAATAATGGAAATATATGTGAAGAACTTCTTTAATTTTGATTAGTGAATTTGTAATTCTGCAACCACTTTTGGCATCATTATTTGTATTTGAAAAAGATGTAAAtgcctgcaaaaaaaaaattaaaaagaactgACACTAAGCCATCTCATTATTTGTGGAGCCAGAAAATTCAGGGCATTCAGGTTATTTAGTCTTCAAACTTTGGTTCTGTACCGTTTGAAATTGGCTGCTTCACCTAAAGACCTGAGAAGTGTTGTACTGTGTCACTGCAGTATTTTAACCACAGATGTTTTTACCCTGAACTTTTTCATACTTCATATTaattctttggtacttattttAACTTTGGTGGAAATAAGCCTTTGCATGTTAACCGTATATCAAATGGTTAAATATTTACTCTACCACAGCAGAAGAGCTCATAAAATAATTATCATTTTTCTCCAAACAGAGCAAAGACGTGTGTGGCTACCCTATCAGTATCTTCTTCATTGTTGTGAATGAGTTCTGTGAGCGGTTCTCCTACTATGGGATGCGAGGTGAGGGCTTTGTTTGAGAACCCAGATGTGCATGCACggatgcacgcacgcacacacgcacagttTTACTATCTGAAGTATCTTAATAGAAGTATAGAAGCGATTAAATGAAGGCTGGTAATGAGTTGTAGAAAACTACATCTTTTcttaatatctatttttcattttcgtcAAGGGATTTGTCCATTAAGGAACTCAATGGACAAATCCCatgatttacagaaaaaaaagacatggatTTTTAGTGCAAACATTGATCTCTTGATGCTGTTGTCTCTAGTTCCTACtctatggaataataataataaaaaaaaaaaagattatcacATCCAAAATTCTCTTATTTAAACTTAGGACTCAGTTTGAAATCTGAATGTATCCAATTTCAAGTCATATCTGGAAAATGTTGGCATTTATTTGCACTATATTTGCATATAAGAGCTAATTTGCATATGAGCCTGATCATTACTTTCTGAGAAAGTCAAAACGCCTCGTTTCAAGAAAATTTCAAGACTTTTTAAGCCTATTCTTCTAGTTTTAAAACTTCTAGTCATCTCTTGGCAGAGATTTTTCTTCAATTAAGGCAGTTTTGACTAGAATTAAAACAATTACTCTAATTTCTTGTGGGGCTCTTTTTACAGCGTCTTCATAAttgtttgaatgaaataaatctGCAGACGAGGCTTCAGAGTGATATTGAATAGTATGTATCCTGTTCTCTCTGATAACATAGCTGTAatgtaaccatgacaacaagCATTAGAAAGTGAGCCAAGCTGCTCTTGTAACCACAGCAGAAACCCCTACAGAAACTTTCCCTGTAGTCatctgaaatgtttttgtttctaaaCTTTAATCTTATCAGTGACTAAGCATTAATTTCTCAGCTGGTGTTATGATTGCACAGTTGACTCGTAATAAGAGGAAGTTGTTTTCGTCCCACCTCTCCACAGCTGTGCTGGTGCTGTACTTTAAGTACTTCTTGCGCTGGGACGATGACTTGGCCACCTCCATCTACCACACCTTTGTGGCTCTCTGCTACCTGACCCCCATCCTCGGTGCCATTGTGGCTGACTCCTGGCTGGGAAAATTTAAGTAaatgagtcttttttttcttgatgtAATGTTTGAAGTCctggaaaagaaataaaacaggtAATTCATTACTTTAAAAACCAAAACAgcaaaatattaaaacaaatggtTGTGTTGATGAGAACCAAAgtaataatgtaaaataagatCAGTTTTGCTGAAGCAAAGGATCtacaccaggggtgtcaaatgtgcaccccgtgggccgcatgcggcccgagagaggttttatgcggcccgcgagaagtttccaacgcaaaaaaacgaaatgttaatttactaaaaaggaaggcataaataattgccatgaatcgcagcatatccgataatatatttcttctacaaatccatcgttattccacaaatagagcagttttcgacatttttttagttttctagaatgcatttgccgattttatttctttatagacggtcgtttatttttattaactgactaatattatatattttcgcaggaaaaatatcactgctaaaaaagatgatagaagatatttattcggagaatttcagttttgaatacgaggatagtgacaaagtaaaacagttaaaagagaagtgctgactttttcggcacactggcgtaagtatccgcgccaatttttaaaaataaatacacttaattgtactggaaaaatctctaaatcacaaagaaacactcggatgtaataagaaagattttgcttttaattaaatttcctataaaaaagcaaaatataaaaaaaaacatacttgtttctgtttatctttgtaaaatgatattaaaagtatcttacataatttgaaaaaaaagatcctgaagaaatatattttacataattagagtgtaaacaaagtgcatatttcatttaaaattaactaaactgatattggattagataacaatagtaaaaaaaaagaattaggaagaaaaaaatttgcaacgtttttgttattttgagcgtgcggcccgcgagaaaaaaaattggtcaaatccggcccgccaagcaaaatgagtttgacacccctgatctacacAGTATAATAACTAACTTCTGTCTCTTTGAATCCTCCTCTCACAGGACGATCATCTACCTGTCCATCGTCTATGCAATTGGTCAGGTGGCAATGGCGGTAAGTGCGGTCCATGACATCACCGACACGGACAGAAACGGGACACCAGACAACATGACCTTCCATGTGTGAGTCTTTATCCTACAGATTagatataaatacataaaagttGCATTTGGCAGTTTTCATCTCATCCGTCTCTGCTCATGCGTTTGACCTTCCCTCCGCACATTCAGGGCTTTTTCCATGGTGGGTCTCTTCCTCATCGCTCTGGGAACTGGTGGCATCAAACCTTGTGTGGCTGCCTTTGGTGGAGACCAGTTTGGAGAACACCAGGTTAGAATGATACCCACCCATAATCCATAGACTGGGCTTCAGATGTTTGACCTTTAGCGTCATCTTGCACTTTGAAACTTGCAGTTACAACCTCCATAGTTCAAGCATTTTATAGCACGTGATCCATTCCCGGTGTCACTATCGTGTTCTTTCTGCTTTCTGTTTTACACTCAACCCACGAGGCTGTAAATGTGAACGTCTGTGTGCTCACAATGAGAACTCCTAAACTGTACTATATCTGTTACTGCACTAACATTAgatcatttttatttgtgtatAGTTCCAAGCAGGGGCGCCACTAGGCCCTTTTTGGGGGGGCTTGAGCCCCCCCAAAAGAagtctcagcccccccaaaaaaatagagacaatttttttttttttttttttttttttttttttttttcccctctggtGGTCATTACTAGCAGTTTCTGATTCCACTCAATGCGCTGTGTGTGAGTTCCCCCCTCTATGTTCTTAGGGTGTGCTGACAAACATTTAGGGGGGTTCATCCCACCAAGGGGGCCCTGACTCAGCCCACCCGAAAAGTTTCTAGAACCGCTACTGCCAGGCGCTCCCTCCTCCATCTATGTGCCTAATCCCTTCACTtcacacaggtcacacacacacacacacacaacgaaGTAGCCTTTTACAGTCAACAATCATTCTCCCCAGTCCCCACTCATGATGAGACTGTGAGGTGAGCATTGAGCAGTCAGAGTCGTTAGTTACTCAATTAGCGCATATTGATGTGCAAATTAGCGCATACCGTTGTAGTagctaaacaaaataacttgtcATGTGCCTGCCAGACAGGTGACGATTGGCAAGGCTACCATGACACACCAAGCCAGCCAGCCATCATGCTAGCTCGCAGTAAAGCGGGTCTAAATGGATGCAATGTCTTTTGAGAAACAATATGGGCATAAGTGAAGAACATATTTTCAAACGGGTCTCTTGTcttctgaatgaaattaagcCCTTCAGAATCGCAAGTGGCTGCTTTTCAACTAGTTGACTGCAAACTCCTGCTTTAGcttacagtatattattatcttgtcggaatattattccagccaataagttaggaagttccatttgatttgatttaattttacttttgcctacaaagcaaaatattactttacttgagtctcccctgaagtgattttggtattatttatgcaagcaaaattctaccataacctgtatgcagaatatatatagggaaacaattattttttcatcgctgtaaaaccacagaacagtaaagaagatattgatgtgtataggtcttcatagatctagtctcttcattttgacctcaaagtgcaccagattgatccatttttacttaaaatctacaaatttttcttccgggggggcatgcccccggacccccctagggGTTTTGTGGTCCATGAACTTTGGTAGGCTGAGCCCCCCCAAAGCTCTGATGCTAAAATCGCCCCTGGTTCCAAGTGTTGTTCAGTTCTGCTGCGTATGTGAAGCAAAAACTTTACAGAAACCGGTCTGAGAAGTCTGATTAGTCAGCCAGTCGGCCAGAGAGCATGTCCTTGGGTAACAGAGCTTTTCAGTCGGTTTTCCTTTTCTACTTTCGGACGGTGATCTAAGGGcctgttcagactgcaggcaaaagtGGCCTAAATCAAGTCAGACTACTTTAAGAGAAGTGTGAACACTCAAATCTGGTCcaggtcagatttttttttatcagatcTGGGCCACTTCCATATGTGGTCCTGAATCAGACCCAGGTCAGATTTTTTTCGATGTGGCCGCAGTGTGAACAGCCAAGGCAGATTTGATGCGTCTTTTACATCAATATACGTCAACGTTTGTCACTGTTTATCCCTGCCTTATTTCCAAGCCGTTGCCTTTGCCCTCTGATATTGTTCTTCTGCGCATGCAGGTCAGTTCTAAACCGCCAACAGTTCACCTACATCACCAGCCATTAGTGCAACAATATTCTCAGCTTCAGGTGTTAGTGGCCAAGTTGTTGAGTGAGTGAAGTAGGCAGGTTATTAGTGTGGCTGTTTGGCCTTATAATACCCTATAATACCCTATAAAGACCTGCGTACATCCCTGATAAACAAAATCACCGGCTGCCCTCTCCCCTCACTGGAGGACTTGCACAACAACCGCTGcattaaaaaggcaaaacacatcACAAAGGACAGTTCTCACCCTGGACACTctctgtttgcactgttgccCTCAGGTAAACTGTacagagcaataaaaacaagaacacgatttagagacagttagagacagtttttatctactcaaaaacaaactgtaaCTGATATGAaggattgtgtgcatgtgtcggctgtttttaattatttattggttttaatcagttgttttattttatgttgtgtgTGAATGTTTTATTATAGTATTTATCTATGTATTTTTTAGAACTGACTGATggcacttttaatttcgttgttaTATAACAGTGAATaataaagatctaatctaatctaataatccaaaaaggaaaaactagttaaacaaaaacaaagaattatttaaaaaaatatgacatATCAATAGAAAAATATCTATAAAATTACCCAATGtaacaatgataaaaaaaacaaaacattttgtgTATGGTTTCATATGTCAAGGGTTAAAGTTTTGTTGAAATGGGACAAAATGTTGACTAAAATGCTACACTTCCAtgctattattataataaatcaaaattactacctattaaaaaacaaacaaacaaactagaaTTCGATGCAAGCAACTAAAAAGAGTTAGGTGAAAGGGAGGGAAAGATACAAAAGTTTATGTAATACACATGAACATATTTAATGGTGAGGGCGTTGTCTAAGATTTATGAGGAAAATTCCTAAAAGGCCCAGTCTTCTCTGCCAAGTATGAGGTCTGGCTCACCAGCCAGgcacaaagaaaacatttctcaaaacaaaaataacttagATCTTTCAACACTTACAGCCCATAATGTtgtaaaatgatttaaaatgtctgGGGAAATCTTAATACAGTACATGAGACCAGATGACGTCAGATGAGTCCAGACGTGACTGTTGTAATTAAGAATGTCTCCAGAACTGATCTTAACCTTTATCCCACATCATgtaaaagttaaagttaaaagtTTCGTTGTTGTTGGCATTGAATTCTTGATCTGTTTATATTTTCTAAATATAAACAATCTGGTTAAGGAAGACAAACTATTTTCATATTTAGGTATGTTTCTTGGGTAAATgctcaaataaatgaatacttTATAGACTGAAgtttttgttactttttaaAACACCTCTGAATGTTTCCGGAGACTGGATTAGTACAGTTTCGTACGAGGGAGGTCTGTGACTTCATGTATCAGACGTAATGATCCACCTGCGAGTGGGGAACGGGTTTTCAGTGTTACACATCTCAACCTCAAGATGGCCCCACAGGAAAGTTCAGAGGACCAGCCAAGCCTTTCAGATAAGTTTCAAGAGCCTTGTCAAACTGTGTGGTGATTAACCAACGGTCTGAACTGATGGCCTCTGGCCAGAAAATTAATCTAAAGAAGGGGTTGAGCAAAACACTCAATCAAAGTCCAAACCCCaaagtttaatccacagagcaagCGTCAAAATCTGGCAGGCAGTCATCAGGGGAGGCGAAAATGGGAAATAAGCCAAGAAATACAGACGTGAGATGGTTAATATTTGATTAAACACTTGAACAATAACAGAGCAACTGCTGATCTGTTCTATTATATAGAAATATGTGTATATTCTGCAAATAAGAATCACTTTAATTGCACATCAAATTCTGAAGAATTTTGCAGAACAAATGGTCTCTGTGTTTCCCTGCAGGATAAACAAAGGAGAACTTTTTTCTCTGTGTTCTATCTGTGCATCAACGGTGGAAGTCTCCTGTCAACCATCATCACTCCAACCCTCAGAGGTAGATGTGACATAAACCTGGTGATGAACATGAACAACCGGAAACATGCAACTAACATGAGTATGACTGAAAATATGAAATGAATTCAAATGTATGTCATTTGTCCCTGTCTGCAGCTCAGGAGTGTGGCATCTACACCAAGCAGAAATGCTACTCTCTGGCCTTTGGTGTCCCTGCAGCACTCATGGTGGTTGCACTTGGTACGTGTAAGCCATGCTGAGATATACTTAATTCATAAAACTTTGATGCATGGTCTATGTTTTGAAATTCATGACTTTTCTTCTGTGTTTCCAAACAGTGGTGTTTATCCTGGGTAGTGGTATGTACTACAAACCAAAACCGCAGGGCAACATCATGCTGGATGTGTGTAAATGTATAGGGGTAAGCCATTTACACACCCTCTGTTAATTCTAGGGTTTTAATAATAGTAAAATCTTATCAGATCTTACAATTAGGCAcattttatgttgttgttaAGATAATCAATCATTAATTGGTAGCAACAACAGCCTCAGATGTTTCtaatattactttttttgcCATCTGTCAGTTTGCCATTAAAAATCGCTACAGGCACAGAAGCAATCAATACCCAAAGAGGCAGCACTGGATGGACTGGGCAGAGGAAAAATACGAAGTAAGTTCTACTTTACAGCAATAGGATGAATTGCTCTTTCCTGGAACAACGCCTGTTTATTCCCTGTTTGCTTCTGCTGCAGAAACTGCTCATCGCTCAAATTAAAATGGTGCTGAAGGTTCTTTTCTTATACATCCCACTGCCAATGTTCTGGACCCTCTTTGATCAAAAGGTACCTTTAAGTTCCTCTTAATTGTCAAAGACAACATCGCCTATTTGCAGAAGACGGGTGCTAATTTTTCATTTCTGTCAAAGGGTTCGAGATGGACTCTTCAAGCCACAACAATGGATGGTCACTTTGTAAGTTTTGTGATTAATCCAATCAAGTATTTTCCACATTTCACTCAGGCTGgtgttataatatttttttcatgtgtCTGCAGGGGTCACTTGTTATTCAGCCTGATCAGATGCAGGTAAGTTAACGGAGTTGAGTCACACTATAGCTTGGATTCATGTACTGCGAGTGATCAGCAAAGATACTTAGTgttcacttcctgttttcaAAGACAGTCAACCCCATCCTGATCCTGACACTGGTGCCGGTGATGGACAGCGTGATATATCCTCTCTTCAAAAAATGTGGCCTGAACTTTACGTAAGTGAGATAGAAACAAAGTTGgtgatgttgtttttaaaaaaaaaatgtgtttgtttttttgctttttttttcaatataatgAAAATGTTAATGGGTGATTAGAAACTTTGGATTCAAGGATTCAAGGAAACGTTATCGTCATTTGCATCACATTTGCATGAGATGGAATGAAATTGCATACGCACGGTCCTGCTTAATCCAATATAACGAAAGAAGATGTAAATGTGTAACaagtaataaattaatatatatatatatatatatatatatatatatatatatatatatatatatatatatatatatatatatatatatatatatatataagaaaaaaataagtaaaagaagaagtaataaaatgtaaaagagtGCGACAACCTGAGTATCAATATGGagtgtatatataataattcTGTAATTTTGAGCTGTATCTTCCGGGATTATTCCAATATAATCTAAAGGTTGGAGACCAATGAGTGAATCAACCAGCTCATAATTGGACATTGCAAGAGCAGTGGATGGCAACTTTGACGTCTGTTGGTATTATTAGTCAGAGCTGCTGCtatcttttgaagaaaaagtgAAGGCAACAGCGAGCCAAGAGCTATACTGGTTGCAGAGGCAAATTTTGAGATTTTtcgacttttatttatttaatttatttttgcaaaatGTTGGTTGAGTATCAGTTTTGAGTGTGAGAAAATCTTTGTAATTATGTTGCATTCACGTTTTCCTATTGCCTTACTACTTCTCATGTCCTCTGGGTTTTGGCATCAACTTGTGGGTGCGGACTTTTCTAGCATGaggaatgattttttttttctgttcaataAAAAGTTATGCAAGTAGTTAATTAATCTGCAATGGAATGTCTTAGTGAGCAAAACCCATCCCCAAAGTTTTCTGTACCTTTGGAAATCATTATGCTACCCACCATGCAGTGATATCATGAGGAGGAAGTAAAGGGAAATCCATGCCTGCCACATGTGTAAACAGCTGCACCAAATGCTCCCATGCAGAGGCACATTGTCTGCTTTGCAGTCAGCTTGTTCTCTTTCAAATATGCATCATAGAAGTTTGGACCACAGCCATTCTGAAAACTCAATCTTCTGCAATCAAGCCTCcatgttacttttacacctccatttttttttctccactcaGCTTATTTGGCTGCACCTTAAATAGGTGCAGACAAGCAGGCACAGCAGCAGTGAATTGGCTTTGATGGGATTTTTCTCATCAAGAACTTGCGGGATGTTGCAGAGATGTTGAATATTTATGCATCTTTGAAAAGGAGAGGTAGTTCCTTCAGGAGCCTTTCAgggtgagaaaaaaaattgatgaGGCTGGACAATTCCTGGCTATGGCTTAATATTTACCATTCAGCCTTGAGAGTCTCTGCATCAAAACTCAGCGAGAAGATTTCGGTGAAAGATTGAAGCTTTTCTCTAACAAAGCTTTTGTCATATTGGACTAAATACCTTCTGAATGAAGCCTGGGATTTCTGAAAGaaattaagatttttttgcaCTATCATGTACTTAGATTAAGtcattttttgctctttttttatacaaaccactaacagaactTAATATCATATCAACAGACCTCTGAAAAGAATGACAGTGGGGATGTTCCTGGCTGCTCTTGCTTTTGTCTGTGCTGCCCTGGTCCAAATTGAGATCGATGTAAGTTGAGAGATGATGAATGTGTTTGCATCATTAAACTACATATCTTGCTGAAGTTAAAAGCAAACTATTTTGGGTTGATTTTCAGAAAACATTACCTGTCTTCCCGTCCGCCTCTGAGACTCAGATGAAATTACTTAACATGGATAGCAACACAGTTACAGTTCAGTTGCCAGGCAAGGATCCTGTGACTCTACCTGCAGGTCAGGTATGTTGTCTTCCCAAACCAACCCTAACTTATACACGTTTAGAAATGTTTGCAATACAGATGCATGCAATCTAAAGCACCACTGTTTCTATGCATCCTATGTTTACTCTGTTTCTATaactttttgtttgttattcCCTCTACAGGCAAGTCCTGAATACTTCACATTTGACCATGAGGAAATCACTATTTCAATAGGCAATCCTCCAACAagatttgattttaatttgacCAAAGGAATGCGGCAAACAGTTCTTCTTCCCTCAAACATCCTTGATGGAGTGGTGGTGGTGAGTTAAAAGCGTgcaaaaatgaaaattaaaccAAATAGACTTGATTAGAATAATTAACTTCCATTATATTCTTTGTTCAGACTGATGATTTGATTTCAAAGCCAGACGAAGGAAGCAATGCAATCCGGTAAGTTTAATTATACTGTAAATGCATAAATTGCTATAAAAGTGCATTGTAAACTGTCAGACACATTAATGCCACATACTGTATGATTGTTTTAgtggctgtttttaaatgatttgtCACCCTTTTAGGTTTGTAAATGGAAAGAGTACATCCGTGAGCATCACCACGGCACCTGAAAACATCCAAGTGATTGAACCATTTTATTATTCCAACTATACCCTGGTAAAAAATGGAATGTAAGTATTGTATCCCAACATATataccttttattattattataataataataataataataataataataataataatgaacgtTTTAAAAAGCTGAATAACTGCTATGTTTTAATAATATCAACAAATATATCAACATTTTTCCAAGACCTGTAATTTTTCCTCGTCAGGATCACGTTCACCTTGCAGAGTGGCTCACAGTCATGTGAATATAGCAAGGAATTTGGATTTGGAAGTTCATATACTTTCTTCATCCCCAGCACTTTAACTTTTGGACCAAGTGTAAGTTTCATACGTAACCTTTAATGTGATTCATTTTCATTGTCTattgatataaaaaaaactgtgaCTTTTTTTCAGTATAAAGTGTTTCTTTA
This DNA window, taken from Cololabis saira isolate AMF1-May2022 chromosome 6, fColSai1.1, whole genome shotgun sequence, encodes the following:
- the slc15a1a gene encoding solute carrier family 15 member 1, with product MAGDDLKKEERGKGKSKDVCGYPISIFFIVVNEFCERFSYYGMRAVLVLYFKYFLRWDDDLATSIYHTFVALCYLTPILGAIVADSWLGKFKTIIYLSIVYAIGQVAMAVSAVHDITDTDRNGTPDNMTFHVAFSMVGLFLIALGTGGIKPCVAAFGGDQFGEHQDKQRRTFFSVFYLCINGGSLLSTIITPTLRAQECGIYTKQKCYSLAFGVPAALMVVALVVFILGSGMYYKPKPQGNIMLDVCKCIGFAIKNRYRHRSNQYPKRQHWMDWAEEKYEKLLIAQIKMVLKVLFLYIPLPMFWTLFDQKGSRWTLQATTMDGHFGSLVIQPDQMQTVNPILILTLVPVMDSVIYPLFKKCGLNFTPLKRMTVGMFLAALAFVCAALVQIEIDKTLPVFPSASETQMKLLNMDSNTVTVQLPGKDPVTLPAGQASPEYFTFDHEEITISIGNPPTRFDFNLTKGMRQTVLLPSNILDGVVVTDDLISKPDEGSNAIRFVNGKSTSVSITTAPENIQVIEPFYYSNYTLVKNGMITFTLQSGSQSCEYSKEFGFGSSYTFFIPSTLTFGPSCQESITSAENIQPNSVHMALQIPQYFFITAGEVMFSVTGLEFSYSQAPSNMKAVLQAGWLLTVAVGNVIVLIVAELAKLPNQWAEYTLFASLLVAVCFIFSIMAHFYTYIDPAEIEAQFRKKDDDKDENQYQNVEMTKRDSVGSDDNEESSKTKM